Proteins from one Cryptomeria japonica chromosome 4, Sugi_1.0, whole genome shotgun sequence genomic window:
- the LOC131875333 gene encoding anthocyanidin-3-O-glucoside rhamnosyltransferase-like, with product MATQHQLHVVMFPWLAHGHITPFLELAKSLLSYELRISFVSTPLNIARIKKKIVPGIELVELPLPSVDGLPVGVESTAGLSEIGRTDLIPLLFQAVDLCEQPFATLLKLLSSDFVIHDTTLFWTPRVAAKLGIPTINFTGISMTSLSFVMGQHRHGLPEIPTASDLCALPLGFPSEVVRNRLFEARNQLPLYQKKQHGICEGLSFVDRHCVSVEESWATACNTCLELEGKFVDYFQRSTGWLMFPVGILLQSLPLRPAAEPCVRGCCLGETSMLLGLRRFMVEKSKEDQNSIPASKGVQSDCRAEVLELGSAYRRSPSSWKCLDLTDKYLKDRRCRTGKPSPVIVGIRAQGFDTPS from the exons ATGGCGACCCAACACCAGCTTCATGTGGTGATGTTCCCTTGGCTTGCACACGGCCATATAACACCCTTTCTAGAGCTGGCCAAGAGCCTCCTCTCATATGAATTGAGAATTTCCTTTGTCTCCACTCCGCTAAACATTGCACGGATTAAAAAGAAGATAGTGCCTGGAATTGAGCTGGTTGAGCTCCCATTGCCATCCGTAGACGGCCTGCCCGTAGGCGTTGAGTCCACCGCAGGTTTATCCGAGATAGGAAGAACAGACTTAATACCGCTGCTCTTCCAAGCCGTAGATCTTTGCGAACAGCCCTTCGCGACATTGCTGAAACTGCTTTCCTCGGATTTTGTCATACATGATACGACGCTGTTCTGGACTCCTCGGGTTGCCGCGAAGCTGGGCATTCCAACAATAAATTTCACGGGGATTAGCATGACATCCTTGAGTTTCGTAATGGGTCAGCACAGGCACGGACTGCCCGAAATCCCCACGGCCAGCGATCTCTGTGCACTGCCACTGGGATTCCCCTCTGAGGTCGTCCGCAACCGACTCTTTGAAGCGCGGAATCAGCTGCCGTTGTATCAAAAGAAGCAACATGGTATTTGTGAGGGCCTCAGCTTCGTGGACCGCCATTGTGTCTCTGTGGAGGAAAGTTGGGCAACGGCTTGCAATACTTGCCTAGAGTTGGAAGGCAAATTTGTGGACTATTTTCAGAGAAGCACCGGGTGGTTAATGTTTCCCGTGGGTATTTTATTGCAGAGCCTCCCCCTGCGGCCAGCTGCAGAGCCATGTGTAAGGGGCTGCTGTCTCGGGGAGACCAGTATgcttctggggtt GCGAaggttcatggtggagaaatccaaGGAGGACCAAAACAGCATTCCAGCAAGCAAAGGTGTTCAGAGCGATTGCAGAGCAGAG gttctgGAGCTTGGGAGTGCTTACAGGCGTAGTCCAAGTTCTTGGAAGTGCTTGGATCTCACAGACAAGTACCTAAAAGATCGTCGGTGCCGCACGGGAAAACCTAGCCCCGTgatagttggtatcagagcacaaggtTTTGATACCCCAAGCTAG